In Notamacropus eugenii isolate mMacEug1 chromosome 1, mMacEug1.pri_v2, whole genome shotgun sequence, one genomic interval encodes:
- the CEP20 gene encoding centrosomal protein 20 isoform X1, with product MATVAELKAVLKDTLEKRGVLGHLRAKIRAEVFNALDDQGEKPPPLSHENLLINELIREYLEFNKYKYSASVLTAESGQPATPLERQFLIKELNIYEDSNAKTVPLLYGIIAHFLHANKDGFQTTLVKGSSLQLPR from the exons ATGGCGACTGTGGCGGAACTCAAAGCAG TTTTGAAGGATACTCTGGAAAAAAGGGGTGTACTGGGACACTTAAGAGCGAAGATCAGAGCTGAAGTTTTTAATGCACTAGATGATCAAGGTGAAAAACCTCCACCCCTGTCTCATGAAAACCTCCTAATTAATGAGCTAATTCGGGAGTATTTGGAGTTCAACAAATATAAGTATTCAGCATCTGTCCTTACAGCTG AATCTGGTCAACCAGCAACGCCATTGGAGAGACAATTTCTCATTAAGGAATTAAATATATATGAAGACTCGAATGCAAAAACAGT ACCTCTTCTGTATGGAATTATAGCTCATTTCTTACATGCAAATAAAGATGGCTTCCAAACCACTTTGGTAAAAGGATCTTCACTGCAGCTTCCAAGATGA
- the CEP20 gene encoding centrosomal protein 20 isoform X2 — translation MATVAELKAVLKDTLEKRGVLGHLRAKIRAEVFNALDDQGEKPPPLSHENLLINELIREYLEFNKYKYSASVLTAESGQPATPLERQFLIKELNIYEDSNAKTV, via the exons ATGGCGACTGTGGCGGAACTCAAAGCAG TTTTGAAGGATACTCTGGAAAAAAGGGGTGTACTGGGACACTTAAGAGCGAAGATCAGAGCTGAAGTTTTTAATGCACTAGATGATCAAGGTGAAAAACCTCCACCCCTGTCTCATGAAAACCTCCTAATTAATGAGCTAATTCGGGAGTATTTGGAGTTCAACAAATATAAGTATTCAGCATCTGTCCTTACAGCTG AATCTGGTCAACCAGCAACGCCATTGGAGAGACAATTTCTCATTAAGGAATTAAATATATATGAAGACTCGAATGCAAAAACAGTGTAa